From Ipomoea triloba cultivar NCNSP0323 chromosome 5, ASM357664v1, the proteins below share one genomic window:
- the LOC116020531 gene encoding importin-5-like, with protein sequence MDPSTSEQILFRLRELLREDSLGAFFNFVDYIFSEDESFRDPAYHLYEVAMHKCSNALSTQLCSAINSSPNTETKMRCSTLFARFLVLQSPMLHQQYARFKTFFIQLLQEEEEWKVLKIHCTCVSRIAAQIFPKQDWPELLELMLEWLSSPNSTLTRLASIVLLFTLIPECPDTFIPHVDTISSEFQRLMDEGCEDNTARIATVGAAAKFILHLATPSKYEQYYGLLRGMISVLGGAVYDQDLACKALDAMTILAKEKPRFFTLVHMTQLAEAMLKMASHTNTNSNENMRQLAVNFFIAVGEGGDEGKGTIQSLPDNVIKGLLTQLLQMLMWEAAWNEAHVSDSDEGKMTMCYYADESLSRLAIVLGGDVVVPNSLDLLPGFFEDDDDWKKRYAAVLSLGLIASGCSKMLVQYLESSVKKAMALVFDHQPHVRWAAIYAISEFSKYLSPYFQEQCHEEVIPALLKCMDDSGHPRVQTYAAWTMSNFCKNCCSNILKPHLKEIISKLLMFLQTGKTLLNETALSGLASLADSTKDDFQPFYPMVMTYLKVILIKEASNCMLVAKTLKCITSIAMALGKVVFSTDLQEIFYALLSEHNRGDIDGQVKCYLLQAWGLLCKSLGEDFRPYLSASMPLLIKSAELEDHLANNFEDLKERSIILEEMLWGCNMICCFAYHIKGGLHMWIEKALNVVIPLVNFKFDEKVRVAAISAMPLLLRSAADAVENELPIPRFLDSPIIDFAKMIIPALGEALEAPTIKVQVQALVALNETMQIASTWAPDQKEIIDTILKVLSACFTRKKEREIMAKYRLDIRKPEVVKEEIQEEQKCFREVRICVQILLKRLYAQKLIPTVLYVERMWQKESTPEERRMALNIFSDIAVLCREHGLRLYPEHIQFLFKACNDTNPDIQQIAACAIGIYAEFDDREAFKEHLQDGLSSLEAIFQHAGEGSLQHLMAKEAAVCAYGKLCFFLCEEIDPYQNIATWLLHLPLKCNFDEAKAAHGLLCSMVDKLETRVTGPEDDGYMSTIITIMAEVLRIGGELATEETKSQMTQQLRMFSKKLGWKFVAICEALHPAQQNILRTYLEIQLI encoded by the exons ATGGATCCGTCTACTTCTGAACAGATTCTCTTCCGTCTGAGAGAACTATTGCGAGAAGATAGCCTAGGCGCTTTCTTCAACTTCGTCGATTATATCTTCTCAGAGGACGAATCCTTCAGAGACCCCGCCTATCACCTCTACGAAGTCGCCATGCACAAGTGTTCGAATGCTCTTTCTACCCAGCTCTGCTCAGCTATCAACAGCAGTCCTAATACCGAAACCAAAATGCGCTGCTCTACCCTCTTCGCCCGTTTTCTTGTCTTACAATCGCCCATGCTCCACCAGCAATATGCAAGATTCAAAACCTTCTTTATCCAGCTCCTCCAGGAAGAGGAGGAATGGAAGGTCCTCAAGATTCACTGCACCTGTGTTTCAAGAATCGCCGCTCAGATTTTCCCCAAGCAAGATTGGCCCGAATTGCTGGAATTGATGTTGGAATGGTTATCTTCTCCAAACTCAACACTTACAAGATTGGCCTCTATAGTTTTGCTCTTCACACTAATTCCAGAATGCCCTGATACTTTTATTCCCCATGTGGATACTATAAGTTCGGAGTTTCAGCGGTTAATGGATGAGGGCTGTGAAGATAACACAGCCAGAATCGCCACTGTTGGTGCCGCAGCCAAGTTTATTTTGCACTTAGCTACTCCTTCAAAGTATGAGCAGTACTATGGTCTGTTGCGCGGAATGATCAGCGTATTGGGGGGTGCTGTTTATGATCAAGATCTTGCATGTAAGGCGCTTGATGCAATGACTATCTTGGCCAAAGAAAAACCAAGGTTCTTCACACTTGTTCATATGACACAATTGGCGGAGGCAATGCTTAAGATGGCTAGCCATACTAATACTAATTCGAACGAAAATATGAGGCAACTAGCAGTTAACTTCTTCATCGCAGTGGGTGAGGGCGGAGATGAAGGTAAGGGAACGATTCAGAGTCTGCCCGATAATGTAATTAAAGGGCTGCTCACACAGTTGCTTCAAATGCTGATGTGGGAAGCTGCTTGGAACGAAGCACATGTTTCTGATAGTGATGAAGGCAAAATGACAATGTGCTATTATGCTGATGAGTCTTTGAGCAGACTGGCGATAGTCCTGGGTGGAGATGTAGTTGTGCCCAATTCTCTTGATTTGCTCCCAGGTTtctttgaagatgatgatgattggAAAAAACGCTATGCTGCAGTATTGTCCCTTGGCTTAATTGCATCAGGCTGCTCAAAG ATGCTAGTACAATACCTTGAAAGTTCCGTCAAGAAAGCAATGGCACTAGTTTTTGATCACCAGCCTCACGTGCGCTGGGCAGCTATATATGCAATCTCTGAATTCTCAAAGTACCTGAGTCCCTATTTTCAAGAACAGTGTCATGAAGAAGTCATTCCTGCTTTATTAAAATGCATGGATGATTCTGGCCACCCCAGAGTGCAG acataTGCAGCATGGACAATGTCAAATTTCTGCAAGAATTGCTGTTCAAATATATTGAAACCACACCTGAAAGAAATTATTAGCAAACTGCTTATGTTCCTGCAG ACAGGGAAGACATTATTGAATGAAACAGCTTTGAGTGGGTTAGCCTCATTAGCTGATTCAACCAAG GATGATTTTCAACCATTCTATCCCATGGTTATGACCTACCTAAAAgttatattaataaaagaagCTTCCAATTGCATGCTAGTTGCCAAAACCCTAAAGTGCATCACTTCAATTGCAATGGCTCTGGGAAAAGTTGTATTCTCTACTGATCTTCAAGAG ATTTTTTACGCTCTTCTCTCAGAACATAACCGTGGTGATATAGATGGTCAAGTGAAATGTTATTTGCTCCAA GCATGGGGTCTATTATGCAAATCATTAGGGGAGGACTTCCGTCCTTATCTGAGTGCTTCTATGCCTCTACTGATAAAGTCAGCTGAATTGGAAGATCACCTAGCGAATAATTTTGA GGATTTGAAGGAAAGAAGCATTATCTTGGAGGAGATGTTGTGGGGCTGTAATATGATATGCTGTTTTGCTTATCATATAAAAGGAGGACTGCACATGTGGATTGAAAAG GCTTTAAATGTTGTAATTCCACTcgtcaattttaaatttgatgaaaAAGTTAGGGTAGCTGCAATATCAG CAATGCCATTGCTGTTGCGATCTGCTGCTGATGCTGTGGAAAACGAGCTTCCTATTCCACGATTTTTAGATTCTCCAATCATTGATTTTGCAAAGATGATAATCCCAGCTTTGGGTGAAGCCTTAGAG GCACCAACCATAAAAGTTCAAGTGCAAGCATTGGTGGCATTGAATGAAACCATGCAG ATTGCTAGTACTTGGGCACCTGATCAGAAAGAAATTATTGACACCATATTGAAGGTTCTCTCAGCATGCTTCACCAGGAAAAAGGAAAGGGAAATTATGGCAAAGTATAGATTAGACATTAGGAAGCCTGAAGTGGTGAAGGAAGAAATTCAGGAGGAGCAAAAGTGTTTCAGAGAA GTTCGTATTTGTGTgcaaattttgttaaaaaggCTCTATGCTCAAAAGCTCATCCCTACAGTTCTTTATGTAGAACGAATGTGG CAAAAGGAAAGTACACctgaagaaagaagaatggcCTTGAACATTTTTAGTGACATTGCAGTGCTATGCAGAGAACATGGTTTAAGGCTATATCCAGAACATATTCAATTTCTGTTCAAAGCTTGCAATGATACAAATCCAGACATTCAACAG ATCGCTGCCTGTGCAATTGGTATATATGCTGAGTTTGATGATAGAGAAGCGTTTAAGGAGCATCTTCAAG ATGGACTCTCTAGTCTGGAAGCTATATTTCAGCACGCTGGTGAAGGTAGCCTACAACACTTGATGGCAAAAGAAGCAGCTGTTTGTGCTTATGGGAAACTCTGTTTCTTCCTTTGTGAAGAAATTGACCCGTACCAg AATATAGCAACATGGCTCTTACATTTGCCATTGAAATGTAATTTTGATGAAGCCAAAGCTGCCCATGGACTGCTTTGTTCCATGGTTGACAA GCTAGAGACTAGGGTTACTGGTCCTGAAGATGATGGTTACATGAGcacaataattacaattatggCCGAG GTTCTGAGGATTGGAGGAGAACTAGCCACAGAAGAAACCAAGAGCCAGATGACTCAACAGTTGAGGATGTTCAGTAAGAAACTGGGATGGAAATTTGTAGCGATATGTGAAGCATTGCACCCGGCTCAGCAGAACATATTGCGCACCTACTTGGAAATACAGCTCATCTGA
- the LOC116019054 gene encoding protein REVEILLE 1-like, with product MVPAPMTSQDQNGGMGNCISARRIQQSDEHAIKVRKPYTITKQRERWTEEEHRKFLDALKLYGRAWRRIEEHVGTKTAVQIRSHAQKFFSKVERESNGDDAKTVKPIEIPPPRPKRKPMHPYPRKLVITPVSVGMLDLEKPTRSVSPNLSFSGKENQSPTSVLFALDSEGQASADSSPNASPSCVTSATGGGILFSKHCNVLVEENGSSSLLQVNTDDPTPIEPPPGNLELLPLDDGYVRENSTAQYLKLFGKTVLVNGSHTLQSPTSGDLKALKMAIQPFSWNFLSIGHGDSECKPSTFADGTLTPRSVYHLPLAQNEYPKTMESINPVPSLPWALPRAPSSAGFPCVVQVHSPIPIKARPLSFDSKDVEEKEKEGSSTCSNSGSVNVGICVDKNLDTETQSGQQSFEKLGSDSSCIIKPTILEQKTASSTKRTKGFLPYKRCLAERATRSPTITSEEREKQRTRLCL from the exons ATGGTCCCAGCGCCGATGACTTCTCAG GATCAAAATGGAGGGATGGGCAACTGCATTTCTGCTAGGAGAATTCAACAATCAGATGAACATGCTATAAAG GTTAGGAAACCGTACACGATAACGAAACAAAGGGAAAGGTGGACTGAAGAAGAGCATAGGAAGTTCCTTGATGCTTTGAAACTGTATGGTAGAGCGTGGAGGCGAATAGAAG AACATGTGGGCACAAAGACAGCAGTTCAGATTAGAAGCCATGCCCAAAAGTTTTTCTCAAAG GTCGAGCGCGAGTCTAATGGTGATGATGCAAAAACTGTGAAACCTATTGAAATCCCTCCTCCTCGCCCGAAAAGAAAACCTATGCATCCTTATCCTCGTAAACTGGTCATAACTCCGGTTAGTGTAGGCATGCTGGATCTTGAGAAACCGACTAGGTCTGTGTCCCCTAACCTGTCTTTCTCGGGGAAAGAGAACCAGTCTCCTACTTCTGTATTGTTTGCGCTCGATTCAGAAGGCCAAGCCTCAGCAGATTCATCGCCAAATGCTAGCCCGTCGTGTGTCACATCAGCTACTGGTGGTGGCATTCTATTCTCTAAACATTGCAATGTGTTGGTAGAGGAGAATGGATCTTCTTCCCTGTTACAAGTGAATACCGATGATCCTACTCCAATTGAGCCACCTCCCGGG AATCTCGAATTGCTTCCTCTCGATGATGGTTATGTTAGGGAAAACTCTACAGCTCAATATCTGAAGCTTTTTGGGAAAACCGTATTAGTTAATGGTTCCCATACACTTCAATCTCCAACTTCTGGAGACTTGAAGGCTCTAAAGATGGCAATACAACCGTTCTCTTGGAACTTCTTATCGATAGGGCATGGTGATTCTGAATGCAAGCCGAGTACCTTTGCTGATGGAACCCTAACACCTCGGTCAGTCTATCACCTGCCACTTGCACAAAACGAATATCCAAAGACGATGGAAAGCATTAATCCGGTTCCTTCCCTCCCATGGGCGTTGCCTCGTGCTCCTTCTTCTGCTGGTTTTCCTTGTGTGGTGCAGGTTCATAGCCCCATTCCAATCAAAGCACGTCCATTGTCGTTTGACAGCAAGGACgttgaagagaaagaaaaggaaGGATCTTCCACTTGTTCAAACAGTGGATCAGTAAATGTAGGAATATGTGTTGACAAGAATTTGGATACCGAAACTCAGAGTGGGCAGCAATCATTCGAAAAACTAGGGAGCGATTCGTCGTGCATTATTAAACCTACTATTTTGGAGCAAAAAACTGCAAGCTCCACTAAGAGAACAAAGGGGTTTTTACCATACAAGAGATGTTTAGCGGAAAGAGCAACGCGTTCGCCCACAATAACGAGCGAAGAGCGAGAGAAACAGCGAACCCGCCTATGTTTATAG